A stretch of DNA from Acidiferrobacteraceae bacterium:
TGATCAAGCGCGCGCCCCGAAGCAGGGCTCTCATCGATGGCAACCAGGATGCGTGAATACACGATATCGGCTCCGATGACGGCCCGGTTTATGATGCTGATTGCCCCGTCGCGACTTCCTGGCGACGATGCAACTCGGCGATTTCTGCGTCCACATGGGCGATGACGTTGGTCAGCGCCTCTCTCCCCGACATTTCGCGCTCCTCCATGAGCCAGGGGCCGATCTCGGCCTTGAGGTTTTCCAGCGCCTCGACACTGGCCTGCAGCCGAACCATCATTCTCTTTCGTTCATCGTCATTCATCATTACCGTCCCCGTTCTCTGGCGTCGCGTCTACGGGAATGGCGGGATGGTCGGTTCAGTTCCTTCGCATTCCGCTTCGGGATGATGCGCCTTTATGATCGCCTCGAACTCCTCCACGCGCGCCCGCGGCACGTCGACCATCATCAAGAACTCTCCGTTCTCCATCGCTTCCTTGAACTTCACGATGCGGCGATCGCCGATATCTAACCCAATCAGGCTGGACATGAGGCCGCCAACGCCGGCACCGGCAAGCGCGATGGCCAGGACCGCCCCGCCACCGAGCACCAGCCCGGCCGGCGGCAGAGCCACCGCCACCAGTCCGGCCAGAACCCCGGTCACACCACCAAGGGCCACGCCCTGTTCCAGCGCGGGAATGAAGTCGGTTTTTTGCAGGAAGCTGGCCTCAGGCAGATCTTCCAGCGGCGTACCGCGTTTCGCCAGAACGTGGATGTGCCGTTCCTCGACCCGGGCCAGCAGCAGGTCGTCGACGACCTTCTTGGCGATATCAATATTTGGGGCCAGAAAATAAATACGCCTCATCATTCCTCCTTCGCGCTGGTAATACTCCGGGCCCGAGCCATCTCAACATTTCGGTCGGATTCCTTCTCGGCCGGGCTTTACCACTGCCTAAAGGCGCAGCCTATTACCTCCCATGGGAGACCGCCTTGACTCCTGTCAAACCCCGGTTCGCCTGGCGACGACGCGATGCCGGTCGCCCAAGAGCAAATGCATCAGAAGGCAATTGCCGACAAAACTGGTGAGCCGGCATGCTGGAAGCAACCCCTCTCTGATCCGATTTTTCCTGCTAGGGAATCACGCCGACCGCGGAGATTTCCGAATATCCGTCCAGGTTGCATTTGCCTGTCACGTAGACGCGCACCCTATTTCCCGATTTCACTGCCGCGAGAAGCGCTTCAAACATCTGTTCCGAGCCCGAGGTTCCATAGTCCTGATAGAACCCGGCCCTGTCCTTGCAACCACTCAGCTTGCTGTCGATGGAAAGCTTCACCTGATAGTAGTGGCGACTGGTAGGAACCAGTTCGACAACGTTTCCGAACTCGGTCCAGCCGGAATCGGCCCAAACGGGCAACGACACCGCCAGAATGCATGAGCCAAGCAGCATTGCCTGCCTAATCGTCATGACACCTCCTCCGCGCGACCAGCGTTGCCTCTGACCCGGTCTGTTTCTCTATCGCCAATGTTCTGCATTCTGACTACGATGCCCCCGCCCCGGATTTGGTCCGCAGAAGAATCGCGAGCAGCAGCATAAAAAGCGGTGCGGTGATTGCCCACGGAAACCCGAGAAAGAGCAATGGCGGCGAGTACTTCGGATAGAAATACACGATACTGATCAGCGGCGTCACGAGCACATTGGCGATGAACGACATCCGCACCCATTTCTCGAACCCCGTTTTTCCCAGGGCGGGGACCGCCAACAGGGTTGCCACGCCCATCGATATGTACCCGATGGCGTCGTAGTTCCAGAATAATGAATGGGGGGTCTGGTCCAGAATTCGAATCGCTTCCGCTGTTCCCCCGACTTTCGCGGGGAGCACTGTTGCCAGCTGGACCACGTAGTTCGCGGAAACAAATACCGCGTAGATCGTCGTGAAGATCAGTGCCGCCTGGGTCCAGAATTGCTTGTCCTTCCCTGTCAGGTAGTGGAAGGAGAGCATCTCCAACACGAAGGGTATGACAATACAGAGGGACGTTCCGTAGATGAGAATCTCGTCAAGCGGGAATTTGAGGACTCCGACAACTTGCAGAATCTGAACCACATCGAATGCGATGACCGAAGTAAATGCGGCCATGCCGGACCAGAACCCCACCTCGCTGATTTTCGTGGCCATCGCAACTCCCTTCAATCCCTTGCTGCGGGCGACTCAGGAATATTTGCAATCAGAGTAGAAATTCTTCGGCCAGCATTGTAGCGGAAATTGCTCTCTGACCCAGTTTTGTTGTTCTTTCCAGGCTCAGTCAGAGGTCGGAACGATGAAATAGCCATTCCGACCCCTTCTTGTCCATTTGGCCACTGGCGTTACGGGTTCAGGCCGCCTTCTTGTGGCGGGCATTGCTGAACTGCTCATTCACAAAGCGCCAGTTCACCACCTTCCAGAATGCCTTGAGATAGTCCGGGCGCTTGTTCCGATAGTCGATATAGTAGGCATGCTCCCAGACATCGCAGGTCAGCAACGGGATCTGGCCGTGGCGCAGGGGCGTGTCCGCATCGTGCGTGGTGGTAACGGCCAGCTTGCCGTCCTTGTCCATGACCAGCCAGGCCCAGCCGGAACCAAAGTGGTTGGCCGCTGCTGCAGTGAATTCCTCTTCAAATTTTTCCACCGACTGGAACTGCTGTTTGATCGCTTCCAGCAGTTCGCCCTCCGCGCTGCCCCCTTCCGGGCTCAGGCAGTGCCAGTAAAAGTCGTGGTTCCAGGCCTGGGCGGCGTTGTTGAAGATCTTGACCGCCAAGGCATGTTTGACAATATCCTCGAGGGATTTCTGTTCAAATTCGGTGCCCGCGATGGCGTCATTGAGCTTGGCCACATAGGCAGCATGGTGTTTGCCATGGTGGTATACGAGCGTCTCCCTGGAGATATGCGGCTCCAGCGCATCGAGTTCGTACGGGAGAGGAGGAAGTTGAAAGGCTTGTTTCATAGGGGCGCCTCCTTGGTTTTTGGATGAACGAATAGCTTGTACCCCCTGTGACAGGTCGCCGGGTGAATAGTTTTGGATTTAGCGATGTTTTGACATCAAAAATGGCTGGGCCAGGATCAAAAAGTTTTAAGACATTCCGACCTTGGGAACAACGGGGATCTGACCCCGGTTTTCCCGGCTTATCCGCCACATCCAAAGTACGGCAAATGCCCACGTGGATTGACCGGATCTCGCCTCGGATCTCGTACTGGTTCGTAAGAAGCCGGGTCTTTCTTGTATGCCTCATACGTTCGCCTGGCATGTTGGTAGTCATTGAAAGTCAGGGCAATGCCACCATTCCAGGTGAGTCCCCATGGCGCTCCCGCTCCTTTTTTCGACGCGATGAGGCACACGATCCCGTCGACGACCCTGACCTTTGGGTAGTCGTTCCTGAGAACCACGGATCGCGCGTATCCGTCTACGCGTTGCAGGAACTGCTGCCAAGTGAGCATCGTCGCTGTTTCCCGGGTGGACACATGCTGCCTGATCTTCTCCAATTTCTCCTGATCAATACCCTTGGGGATACCCGTGAACACGATAAAAGCCGGTTCGTCCTGATCGATAACAACATAGTTCGACGCTGAATCGATCTTCACATCCGACCGGGGTTTCACGATATTTGCATCGGAAGGTTTGCTGGCGTTCGCCCCGGTGTAGACAAGGGACACGGCAATCAACGCCAACAGAGCTGTCAATGGTTTGGAAGTCATTTTCAACATGTATCTCATCCTGCGGAATGCCAAAAAGGGGCCGGATCTCGGTCGTTGCCTGCACTATCGGAAATTGCTCTCTGACCCGGTTTTCTAGAGTCTGTAGCTGAAATCCAGCCTTCCTGTCTTGTACGCGGCATAGCAATTGCTGTCCGCCATCGTCATCTCCTTGTTCAATTGTCCGTTTACGAAGCTGAACATGAAGTTGCCCGTCACTGTCTCGCCTCGATCATCTCTCCCATCATATTTTGCGCAGGTCAGCCAGCCGTACTTTGTCAGGACCGGTTTCAATACCGAATGCATGTGCCCCCCGGCTCTATAGTCCCTGAGACCTACGGTATAGTCTTTGAGAAAGGCCTCCATTTGTTTCTTGGAATCGGGTGGATACGGGCCTATCTGATCCGCTGAATATTGCGTCGCGCACGCCGACAGTACGCTGATCGCAAGAAAAACAAACAGAATTCGTTTCATTTTTTTCTCCCTTCACATCGAATAGTCATCATCGGTGAAGAAGCTGGCACCCCGGCTATTGTCGCCCTGAACGACATGGGCGGGAATCCCCGGGAGAGAGAATCTGGATTTTCGCGGCATTCGAACGTCCTTGCCCGGATAATGGATAGCAGATCAGCATACCGGAGAGGCTGACTTAAGGGTACTGACCCCCTTTTCCCCATCAGTGGTCAAGCTCCTGTTTCTTCCCGATGACGAAATAACACTCGATGAAATAGGTATTCTCCGGTTCGGTTTCCGCATTTTCAGCAATGTATAGATGGTATCGGCCTTGTTCCTGGATGACGGGCTGAACCGTCGCCTTGCCATTGACCCAAACCGTACCGGTCGAATCGGGCGATATGACCCACTTTCCCAGGTCTCCGAACCTCGCCACTCCCTCGGGAAGATATTGCGATGATGTATGGAGCCATACCGTCTCGCCACCGGGTCGGTATATCAGTGCTTCCTCCGGATGCGGGGTTTTCATGCTCACAACCACGGTATCGCCATCCACTACGTCACAATGGATTGCAGCCGCGTGGCCAGCGTTTGCCAGAAACAGTAGGAATATCGTAGCCAGAGGTCTCATGTCCGCTGCCTTCTTCCCTCAAACCTTTTCTCACTGGCTCTTCTTTCTACGACCTGGACTTCTTCCTTCGAGACCGCTTTGGCGCAGTTTGACTCGGGCGCGGCCAGAGGAAGAAGACGTTCAGGGCGATGAACAGTCCGATGGAAATCCACGGATTGGCGAACGCGAGAATGGTCGCCAATCCGTAGCCCATGGGGCCGATGAGGAATCTCCGCCCGATGGCCTTGGCGATTTCGGGCGAAACATCGTCATGGAGCAACTCGCGGCGGGATGCCGCGTACCACCACATCCCGGTGACGAGCACCCCGATGACGGTCA
This window harbors:
- a CDS encoding superoxide dismutase, coding for MKQAFQLPPLPYELDALEPHISRETLVYHHGKHHAAYVAKLNDAIAGTEFEQKSLEDIVKHALAVKIFNNAAQAWNHDFYWHCLSPEGGSAEGELLEAIKQQFQSVEKFEEEFTAAAANHFGSGWAWLVMDKDGKLAVTTTHDADTPLRHGQIPLLTCDVWEHAYYIDYRNKRPDYLKAFWKVVNWRFVNEQFSNARHKKAA